The following are encoded in a window of Novosphingobium sp. ZN18A2 genomic DNA:
- a CDS encoding LysR family transcriptional regulator yields the protein MSIILLRSFVEVYRQGSVSKAAHELGLTQPAVSGHVASLEAMLERKLFTRHARGVKPTVIADELAARVSGAIDTAEGILAEVRARSRTIGGTIHLCGPSDILSDLIIPRLADLVASNLTVQMHPAAGEEIIAMLVEGRSDFGLNVFVPDDPRIDFTVYGSEELVLVAPLRMGEAVRADGLGKALGETPFLAYDLERHLLRTWLDHNRIVLDHAHEALTAPDLRALRNFVMAGLGWTVLPRYMVGHELSEGRLLALDGPHSNPSIEYNLLWPKSALRNPRISKARAMLLGSAGEAPGT from the coding sequence ATGTCGATCATTCTGCTGCGCAGCTTCGTGGAGGTTTATCGCCAGGGTTCGGTCAGCAAGGCCGCGCACGAACTGGGGCTGACCCAACCCGCGGTTTCGGGACACGTTGCAAGCCTTGAGGCGATGCTTGAGCGCAAGCTGTTCACCCGCCATGCCCGCGGCGTGAAGCCGACCGTGATTGCTGATGAACTGGCCGCGCGCGTATCGGGCGCGATCGACACGGCAGAAGGCATTCTGGCGGAAGTGCGCGCGCGATCGCGCACGATCGGGGGGACGATCCATCTTTGCGGGCCGTCCGACATTCTTTCCGATCTGATCATACCCCGGCTGGCGGACCTCGTCGCCAGCAACCTGACCGTGCAGATGCACCCGGCGGCCGGAGAGGAAATCATCGCGATGCTGGTCGAGGGGCGGTCCGATTTCGGGCTGAATGTCTTTGTCCCGGACGACCCGCGGATCGACTTCACCGTTTACGGCAGCGAGGAACTGGTGCTTGTCGCCCCCCTTCGGATGGGCGAGGCCGTGCGCGCCGATGGACTGGGCAAGGCCCTGGGCGAAACGCCCTTCCTCGCCTACGATCTTGAACGTCACCTGCTTCGGACGTGGCTCGATCACAATCGCATCGTGCTGGACCATGCCCATGAAGCGCTGACCGCGCCCGATTTGCGCGCACTGCGCAACTTCGTGATGGCCGGGCTGGGGTGGACCGTGCTGCCGCGCTACATGGTCGGGCACGAATTGAGCGAAGGGCGGCTGCTGGCGCTGGATGGCCCCCACAGTAACCCGTCTATCGAATATAACCTGCTCTGGCCCAAAAGCGCCCTGCGCAATCCCCGCATCTCGAAGGCGAGGGCCATGCTGCTGGGATCGGCGGGCGAGGCACCCGGAACGTAG
- a CDS encoding DUF2892 domain-containing protein has product MFKTNVGSLDRIARIVLGVILIALVFVGPKTPWGWLGIIPLATGLLRTCPLYSILGLNTCGAK; this is encoded by the coding sequence ATGTTCAAGACCAACGTTGGAAGTCTCGATCGTATTGCCCGCATCGTTCTGGGCGTGATCCTTATCGCGCTTGTTTTCGTGGGACCGAAAACGCCGTGGGGCTGGCTGGGCATCATCCCGCTTGCAACCGGGCTGCTGCGCACCTGCCCGCTCTATTCGATCCTTGGCCTCAACACCTGCGGAGCGAAATAG
- the serS gene encoding serine--tRNA ligase, with translation MHDIRLIRENPEMFDAALARRGVEPCAKDLLALDAERRAIATRMQEVQARRNEASKAIGAAMGKGDKDAAEALKAEVSGLKEELPALEEKDRELSGLLAERLAALPNLPDADVPDGEDETQNVEVSRWGTPRTFAFQPKEHADLGPALGMDFETGALISGARFTFLKGHMARLHRALAQFMLDRQTEEAGYTECNPPLLVKDEAAFGTTQLPKFSEDLFRTTDGRWLIPTAEVSLTNAVREQILDTGALPIRMTALTPCFRSEAGAAGRDTRGFIRQHQFEKVELVSVCRPDDSAAEHERMTGAAEAILQALDLPYRKMLLCAGDMGFAARKTYDLEVWLPGQGAYREISSCSNCGDFQARRMNSRFRPDGQKNTEFVHTLNGSGLAVGRTLVAVLENYQQEDGSVIVPDVLQPWMGGITRLVPASAA, from the coding sequence ATGCACGATATCCGCCTGATCCGCGAAAACCCGGAAATGTTCGACGCAGCCCTCGCCCGCCGCGGGGTGGAGCCTTGCGCGAAAGACCTGCTTGCCCTCGATGCAGAGCGGCGCGCCATCGCGACGCGGATGCAGGAGGTTCAGGCTCGCCGCAACGAGGCGTCAAAGGCCATCGGCGCGGCCATGGGCAAGGGCGACAAGGACGCAGCCGAAGCGCTGAAGGCCGAAGTTTCCGGCCTGAAGGAAGAACTGCCCGCGCTGGAAGAGAAGGACCGCGAGCTTTCGGGACTTCTGGCGGAGCGGCTGGCCGCGCTGCCCAACCTGCCCGATGCCGACGTGCCCGACGGGGAAGACGAAACGCAGAACGTGGAAGTATCGCGCTGGGGCACCCCGCGCACTTTCGCGTTCCAGCCGAAGGAACATGCCGACCTTGGCCCCGCGCTGGGCATGGACTTTGAAACCGGCGCGCTGATTTCGGGCGCGCGCTTCACCTTCCTTAAAGGCCACATGGCCCGCCTGCACCGCGCGCTGGCGCAGTTCATGCTGGACAGGCAGACGGAAGAGGCCGGCTATACCGAATGCAACCCGCCGCTTCTGGTGAAAGACGAAGCTGCCTTCGGCACCACCCAGTTGCCCAAGTTTTCCGAAGACCTGTTCCGCACGACGGACGGCCGCTGGCTGATCCCCACCGCCGAAGTCAGCCTGACGAACGCGGTGCGCGAACAGATCCTCGACACCGGCGCGCTGCCGATCCGCATGACCGCGCTTACCCCGTGCTTCCGGTCCGAAGCGGGCGCGGCGGGGCGCGACACGCGCGGCTTCATCCGCCAGCACCAGTTCGAGAAAGTGGAACTGGTATCGGTCTGCAGGCCCGACGATTCGGCGGCGGAACACGAACGGATGACCGGCGCGGCCGAAGCGATCCTGCAGGCGCTGGACCTGCCCTATCGCAAGATGCTGCTTTGTGCGGGCGACATGGGCTTTGCCGCGCGCAAGACCTATGATCTGGAAGTCTGGCTGCCGGGGCAAGGCGCCTATCGGGAAATCAGTTCGTGTTCGAACTGCGGCGATTTCCAGGCAAGACGGATGAATTCCCGCTTCCGACCGGACGGGCAGAAGAACACCGAATTCGTCCACACGCTGAACGGATCGGGCCTTGCCGTCGGTCGAACGCTGGTGGCGGTGCTGGAAAATTACCAGCAGGAAGACGGCTCTGTAATCGTGCCGGACGTGCTTCAACCCTGGATGGGCGGGATCACCCGGCTGGTGCCCGCAAGCGCGGCGTGA
- a CDS encoding M23 family metallopeptidase — translation MNAARRLALPASAALTALAGGCVGSSSPPRQVARPVVQSTANANTYVVRSGDTLSEIAQNQGVGMRELARANGIAPPYLIRIGQRLRIPSRNLSYREPARPAPMPMPRPAPTPAPVRPYVTPAPRPTSLPTPGPVRQARTKIPGAPGLTWPTDGPLASRFGSLVNGEPNNGIDMTAYPGMAVRASAAGTVIFAGQESRRFGKTVIVDHGDGWMTVYAYLGQLTVSAGEKVRQRTRIAFVGKSGEARVPKVHYELRHDNVPVDPQLYLPGRL, via the coding sequence GTGAACGCGGCGCGGCGCCTGGCGCTTCCCGCCAGCGCGGCATTGACCGCGCTGGCCGGAGGCTGCGTCGGCTCATCGTCCCCGCCGCGCCAGGTCGCCCGGCCGGTCGTGCAATCGACCGCGAATGCGAACACCTATGTCGTGCGCAGCGGAGACACGCTGTCAGAGATCGCGCAAAATCAGGGCGTGGGCATGCGCGAACTGGCGCGCGCCAACGGCATTGCCCCGCCATACCTGATCCGCATCGGTCAGCGTTTGCGCATCCCATCGCGCAACCTTTCCTATCGCGAGCCGGCAAGGCCGGCGCCGATGCCCATGCCGCGCCCTGCGCCCACCCCGGCGCCGGTCCGCCCCTATGTTACGCCCGCCCCGCGCCCGACGAGCCTGCCAACGCCGGGTCCGGTGCGGCAGGCGCGAACGAAGATTCCGGGCGCGCCGGGCCTTACCTGGCCAACGGACGGGCCGCTTGCCAGCCGGTTCGGCAGCCTTGTGAATGGCGAACCCAACAACGGCATCGACATGACCGCCTATCCCGGCATGGCGGTGCGGGCTTCCGCCGCCGGCACGGTGATCTTCGCCGGGCAGGAAAGCCGGCGTTTCGGCAAGACGGTGATCGTCGATCACGGGGACGGATGGATGACCGTCTATGCCTATCTGGGCCAGCTGACGGTCAGCGCGGGGGAAAAGGTCCGCCAGCGCACGCGCATCGCCTTTGTCGGCAAGAGCGGGGAAGCGCGCGTGCCCAAGGTCCATTACGAATTGCGGCACGACAACGTGCCGGTCGATCCGCAGCTCTACCTGCCGGGACGACTTTGA